The nucleotide window TGCCACCAACCGATCTAGCCCAGCATCGCCAAAAACACTTTCTACACTTTTCAGCAAATCAACCATTAAGTCGGCATGGCTATTGGGAAAGCGATCGCCCGCTTGCTTTGTCAGTTGCCATAGCTTCACCGGACGACCCAACGGTCGCCGTTCCTCCTCATAGGTCACCCAGCGTTCGGCTTGCAAAGTTTGCAGATGTTGACGAATTGCCATAGGCGAGACCTGTACCTGTTCAGCAATCGCTGTAGCCGTCTGCGCGCCCTGCATTTTGAGCAAATGCAAAATCCGATCTTTAACTTTTTGTTTCGCATCCTCTATCAATTCTTACTGTTCCTGCTGCGTTGCTGCATTAAAATTCTGTGGCGCTAAAACTGATATCGTTTGTCCCTTAGCCAAATTGCTGTTGGAACTGCATTTCCGCCTACTCCTACTTTAGCCTCAACTACAAATGCTGGCTTAGAAGATTCTCCCTGTGCCTGATTAATTTGATTAATTTGCTGATTAATGTCATCTCGCTGATCTTCAGGAATAAAGTAAATCTCCAGCCCATAGCGGATGCGCCCTTGGCGATCGCTCCCGCGCAACGCCACTTGATTAGTAGGTAAATTATTAGGACGCTGGCTAGCAACTGCCACCGCCTTCCAAGCTTGCGGCGGACGACTGCTGGGATTAGCCGGAGCTTGTAAAACTACATAAAACTCGTTACTAACTGCATCACCACTTAACGGGTCACGTTTTGGTTGCTTCGCCTCAACGTTTTGCCATCCTGGTAATTTTGCCAGGTTTTGCACATTAGAAATATCATAGGCAAGCGTCACAGAATAACCCTGAAGGAGGCTGTACGGATCAACGGGAGCGGTTTGCAATACGAGCGATCGCCCATTCATTTGCGTGTAGAATGCCTGCGCCGGAACCGCCAAAATTAGAACAATTTGAAGTGCCAAAACGATCCAAAACCGTAAACTTAATGAGTTGCGCATGGCTTACTCCTCCGGAGCAATTCTAAGGATACGGACGTAGCGTTCAAACCAAAGCCCAATGACAATTACGCCAACGCCACAGAGCAGGAATACGACAGACTTGAGCAGCAACGCAGTTTCGTATTCCAACAAGCGGCTGAGAATTTGTAGCGTTACCAGCGTTAGTCCGCTCCAAAAAATGCGGCGTTGCCCGTCGGCTAAGCCATCTCGCATGAATGCTACAGCCAGGAGAAACAACAGAACGTTAGACAGAAATGTGGCGATCGCGACAATTGGGGCAACATGCCAATGCCAAAAAGTCATGGCGGCAATCACTCCCAAGAAACCTAGCATCATGCCATCACTTTGGCTCAACCCCCACCTGTCTGTACGCCGGGGACGCGCCAGATAAAGCCATTGCACCACCGTCAGACTCACAAAAAAGAGCAGGTTAGCATCCCACCATAATGACCATCCCTCCGTCATCAGACGATCTACTTGGGCTGGACGAGAGGTCAGATCTAGATTATGTTCCCAAGCGTAATGAAAGGATGAACTGTAAGTCAGTACCGTCAGGAACAGCAGTGATAAACCTTGGGCGATCGGGCGAAAATACTGCGTTTCTAAATCAACCTCTGACTGCGGAGTAAAGCGTGCAAAGAACCGTTGCCAGAGCCTATCGTCATAGCTCCAAAGAATCGCAGGCGGCAGTGTGAAGATCAAGACCCACCCAACTCCTATGGAATTAAAGTGAAAAGCTGTTTCACTAAACCGAGAAAGCGTTCCTTCCAACGCCGAGAGAAACGCGATCGCCCCCAACCCAAACACCCATTTTGAGCGACACCAATAAGCCAAAGGAACAAATGATAATCCTGCAATCAACGGCATGTAATGCATAACCCAACGCACCGTATCAGAAGGTGAATTATTCCAGTCCCAACCCGACACCCCAATCCAATAGCCAATCCCTGTCAGCAAAATTGCCAGCATCCCTAAAGAAGTCAATCGCAATCCATACGCCATTCCCAACACCGCCAAGCCCCAAATAATGCATAGGTCAGCGCTAGAGCCATTAATGTGAAACATCTGCCCCATCAGCGCCAGGTTTGCCCCCAAAATGAGTGCCCCTAACAGCAATAATCCTTGCCCTAACCGCTGTCGCCCGCTTTCCTGGCGATCGGGCAAAGGCGGCTGGTTCCAAAGGTAAAAGCCCGTCACATTTACGCCCACAAACAACAGCAGCAGCAGTAATAGCTTTAATTCACGCGGAATAGCCTGCCAGTTCGCTGCAACAAACGTGATTACTCCCAGCCCCAAAAGAACGCTACCAATTCCCAAAACGACCGTAACGAAGCGATCGCGCGCCATTCCATCCAACTGGGCGAACTCATACCGCTCTGCTAATTGCCGAGCCTGTTCTGCACTAATTATTCCTTGCGATCGCCACCGTTCAACCTCATCCCGCAACTGCTCCCGAAACTTATCTGAAGCCATCTTGACCTCCCCTCAGGGAACTGTTTTTAAACTATGGTGTCTTATGCTGGCAAAACTTTCAGACAAGAAATGTGACAGATCCCAAAGCGGCGATCTGACTTTTATCTCTATCCCTCTTGACCATTAAATCTTGCTCAGAACGTAGAGAAGCCAGAACAGAATAATGATGAAGTTTCTAGAGAATCTTGAATGCGTTGAAACAAAACTGTAGAAAGTGACGTTACCGTACTAAGGAACCAAAAACATCTGTTAGAAATTCTCAAGGCAGCCAGTGCGATGCTGCTAATCTAAGGTATCTCTCGCCAAGAATCTATCGATATTTAAAAAATTGCTATGAGAAAGTTAGAGCGCAGCAATACTAATAAACCTAATTCAGAGCAGATTAAGGCTCATAACCAAGGTCGCATCCAGGCGGAGAACGATCGCTTAAACCAACAGCACAATCAGCTTTGGCAGCAGATCGAAGAAAAAGATGTTGAAACCTTGAGGCTTCAGCAAGAGGTGGAACAGACCTCAGCTTTAGTCCGCCAAGAACAGCAAGAGAAAAAAGGAATTCTCCATAAGTTAATGGAAGCGATCGCTTCTAAAAAGGACGCGATCGCCTCTCGAAACTCGATGCGCGGCAGATTGGGCAACATGACAGCCCAACGCAACAAAGCCCAAGAGCAACTCAAACTCACAATGGACAAACTGGTAGAAGCCAATCAACAAGTCAGCGCCATCCAGCAAGAGTACGACCAAGACATGGAAGAAATGGCAAAGGCATACCAAGAAATGAGTCCAACCCAGCGCAGCAGCTTGTCACCCAAGCTAAAACATCTTCTAGATCAAGTCGCAAAAGATTATGAGGAATAAAGCCATGAGAACCAGAGCAGAACGAAATCGAGGGTTTGAATCGGTTAAACAAAACTTATTTGATGCTGGAGTTGCGGTTCTAAACGCAGCCGAAGCTCAGGAGCAATTATTTGATGCCTCGGTTAAGGCTTTAGCAGAGGCAGTCGGTATTGAGACAGAAGAGTCTCCTAAGGTTTTAGCAGAGGCGATCGGGGTTGAGGCAGAAGATTCTACTGAAATTGAGTCCAATACAGACAGCCCATCTAAGCATTCCATCGTTGAGAAACTGATGGTGCAACGGCAAAAAGCTGAAGCTGCCGGAGACTTTGATAGTTATATTGATGCCGAACAAAAGCTACAAACTCTGGATGAACTGGAGGTTGTGAGGTTAGAGCGAGAGGCGCGGAAGTTAGAGGCACAGATCAGGATTGAAAATGCTCAGAAGCAACTGAGCTTCCTTTCCCAAGCTCCACCTTCCTTTACTCCTAAGCCTATCTCTACACCCAAAACGCCAGAGGTTTGGACTGAAGGAAAACTGAAGGAAAAATTTAAGATGCTCGACAACGTGCGCAAAGAATTCAGCGTAAAAGCAAAAACTTGGAAAGAAGCAGTTGCTCTAGTCAATCAAAGAGAAAATTGAAGGCAGGATTGAGATCCTGATCATCCAACTGAAAAACAGCGGATTGTTGAAGGCTATTTCCGCAATGTGCCTTCAATGCTTATGATGATCTTCATGTCCCTGATTTTCTGCTGATACCAATGCCAAAATTTGCTAACACTCGCGCATGGGAACAGGCTGAACTGCTGATGCAGCCTACCTTTATCCGCGTGATTGATAACATCGGCAAGCAGCTCGAAACTTCCCATTGGAAAGGCACTTACCAAGAAGTCCAGATGTGGGCAGATGGTATTTCAGAAGCCACTAAAACCCAAGTGCTAGAGCTACGGCAACAGCTTGAAACTTCTGCTCCCGAAGACTTAGAAGAGATTCAAGAAGCCTTAGTTCGTCTCCCTAGCCCCCATCCTGGCTATCTGCTTTGCTTACAGTACCAGGGTCGCCAAATTACTGTAGATATTTGGCAACTCTGCTACCAAA belongs to Timaviella obliquedivisa GSE-PSE-MK23-08B and includes:
- a CDS encoding GDYXXLXY domain-containing protein, whose product is MRNSLSLRFWIVLALQIVLILAVPAQAFYTQMNGRSLVLQTAPVDPYSLLQGYSVTLAYDISNVQNLAKLPGWQNVEAKQPKRDPLSGDAVSNEFYVVLQAPANPSSRPPQAWKAVAVASQRPNNLPTNQVALRGSDRQGRIRYGLEIYFIPEDQRDDINQQINQINQAQGESSKPAFVVEAKVGVGGNAVPTAIWLRDKRYQF
- a CDS encoding DUF2157 domain-containing protein, producing the protein MASDKFREQLRDEVERWRSQGIISAEQARQLAERYEFAQLDGMARDRFVTVVLGIGSVLLGLGVITFVAANWQAIPRELKLLLLLLLFVGVNVTGFYLWNQPPLPDRQESGRQRLGQGLLLLGALILGANLALMGQMFHINGSSADLCIIWGLAVLGMAYGLRLTSLGMLAILLTGIGYWIGVSGWDWNNSPSDTVRWVMHYMPLIAGLSFVPLAYWCRSKWVFGLGAIAFLSALEGTLSRFSETAFHFNSIGVGWVLIFTLPPAILWSYDDRLWQRFFARFTPQSEVDLETQYFRPIAQGLSLLFLTVLTYSSSFHYAWEHNLDLTSRPAQVDRLMTEGWSLWWDANLLFFVSLTVVQWLYLARPRRTDRWGLSQSDGMMLGFLGVIAAMTFWHWHVAPIVAIATFLSNVLLFLLAVAFMRDGLADGQRRIFWSGLTLVTLQILSRLLEYETALLLKSVVFLLCGVGVIVIGLWFERYVRILRIAPEE